The uncultured Desulfovibrio sp. DNA window TTTTCATCCCAAGCTTGTTAAAAAAAATTTTAGTTTACTTGAAAAAAATTTTTTATAGGTGTAATCTACTTGATTTAGTTAAATAAAATTAGGTTAATCCAGATTAAGTTTACTGTATTGTTTCCATCTGACATCTTTGCATTTTTTGTAATTTTGAGTATCAGGGGGGTCACCGTACACCTTGACTATGTCGGCTATTGTGATCAATTCCTGATTACAACGGTCAGATTTGTCTCAGGCGTCGGCCCATTAAAAGGAGAGGTTGCAGGCAGGCAGACGCATGCCGGGCTTGAAAGCGTGTCGGCTGTGCCGGCCGCAACTAACCCACGATCTAGCGGCATCTTGACCCCACGGGAGTAAACGCATGACCACACTTTTTTACATTCTTGGCTATCTGGCGGTAGCTGGCTTTTTCTGCATGGCCTACCTCAAGATCAAATCGTATCTTGCAGCCAGCCCCCTGCACGTACGCTGGGAACTGTACCCCGTGCCTCACGAAGGCTCCAAGACGGTGTACGGCGGCAGCTTTATGGAAGAAAAGGACTGGTGGACCAAGCCTCGTCACATCGCTCACATGGGCGACGTCAAGGCCCTGCTGACCGAAGTGCTTTTTCTGCACGCCACCTTTGAACACAACCTCAAACTTTGGGTGCGCACTTACCCCTTCCATGTGGGCATGTACATGCTCATGGGTGGCACCATCGTGGTGTTGTTTGCCGCCATTGCGCAGGTTCTGGGCCTCAACCCCCAGGGCGGTCTGATGATCTTTGTCGGCAACATCATCAGCGCCTGTGCCCTGGCTGGCACACTGTGCATCATTGTGGGCGGCGTCAGCCTTATTTTGCGCCGTCGCGCCGATGAAGGCCTGCGCCGCTACAGCACCCCCGAGCACTACTTCAACCTGCTTGTCTTCGTGCTCTTCGGCGTGCTGGGCCTGGCTGCCTGGGCTTCCGCTCCTTCCTACTTCGAGCTGGCCCGCACCTTCATGCACAACTTGATCACGTTCCACTTTGCCCCGCAGACCAACGTGCTGTTCAGCCTGCACCTGCTGGTGGGCTTCTTCCTGCTGATATGGATTCCCATGACCCACATGGGCCACGTCTTCATGAAGTACTTCACCTACCACGACATCCGCTGGGGTGACGAACCCACCAACTACAGCCCCAAAAACCAGCAGAAGATCATGGACGCCCTGAAGTTCAACGTCACGTGGTCTGCCGATCATATCAATGGCGATGGCCAGCCCAAGACCTGGGTGGACGTGGCCACCACAAATCCCGCAGCCCCCAAGAAGGAAGACTAGGGAGTTCCACAATGAAAGATAATCTGCAATTGAAAGATGTTTCCACTGCCGAAGGGCAGATGGTCAGCATTGACCTCAAGGATATTCCTGAGCTTCCCCTGGACGTGCACACCATGCCCTGGAAGCCCTTCACCGATGAACAGAAGCAGAACACCGCCTGCATCCTTGACGATGTGTGCGTGCTGAACATTCCTGTGCCCAAGAACAAGGAAGAAGAAGAGGAACTGGTCAACAAGTTCCTCAACGGCATGCGCAAGCTGTTCACCAAGGAAAACAACTGGACCTTCCTGCCCATGCTCGAAACCAGCATGGACTACTGCGCCCAGTGCAACTCCTGTTCTGATGCCTGCCATCTGTACGAAATGTCGGGCAAGAACGAAATGTACCGGCCCAACTTCCGGTCTGAAATCTTCCGCCGCATTTACAAGCAGTATGTGAAGAAAGAACCCTTTGCCAAATGGCGCTACGGCGACATGGGCCTGAACTGGAAGACCGTGGCCCGCCTGGGCGAGCTGGCCTACCGCTGCAACCTTTGCCGTCGCTGCGCGCAGACCTGCCCCATCGGTGTGGACAACGGCCTGCTGGCCCGCGAAATCCGCAAGCTTTTCAGCCAGGAGATGGGCATCTACGCCCGCGAACTGCACGAAAAAGGCACCATGAACCAGATGAAGTGCGGGTCTTCCACCGGCATGACGCCTGAAGTGGTGAAAGAAAACGTGGAGTTCATCGACGAGGACTACACCGAAATCACCGGCGTGGGCATCCACACTCCCTTCGACGTGCAGGGTGCAGACATCATGCTGCTGCACAACGCTGGCGAAGTGATGGCCTGGCCTGAAAACATCGCCGCCTTCTCGCTGATCTTCCAGGAAGCTGGTCTTTCCTGGACGCTTTCGAGCAAGGCTCTGGCATACGACGGCGTGAACTACGGCGTGTTCTACGACGACGCCCAGACCGCCCGTATTGCCCTGCAGCACATGATGGCCGCCAAGGAACTTGGCGTGAAGAAGATCGTCATCGGTGAATGCGGCCACGCCCACAAGGCCCTGACCGTTATCGCCGACCGCGTTATCCCCTTCGAATATCAGGTGCCGCGCGAAAGCTGCTATGTGACCCTGCACGACATCGTCATGTCGGGCCGCCTCAAGCTTGATCCTTCGCGCAACAACTTCCCCGTGACCCTGCACGACCCCTGCAACATCGTGCGCCTCATGGGCATTGTTGAACCCCAGCGCGAAATCGTGCGCAAGATTGCGCCCATGTTCCGCGAAATGCCCTGCCACGGTGTGGACAACTACTGCTGCGGCGGCGGCTCCGGCTTTGCCATCATGACCCGCAACAACATCGAGCAATGGCGCGGCAACATCTCTGGCCGCAAAAAGATGTGGCAGATCGCCGAAGCCTTCAAGGATTGCCTTGGACCGGAAACCCGCAAGTACATCTGCGCTCCCTGCTCCAACTGCAAGGGCCAGATCCGCGAAATGCTGGAACACAACGATCTGTACACCAAGAACAACTTCGCATACGGCGGCCTGGTGGAACTCATCGTCAACGCCATGGTCAACGTGAACCCCGGGTTCATCAAGTTTGAAGGCGAAGAAGAATAGTTTCCCGACCGTGGGATAAATAGAAAAGGGGGCGCAAGCCCTCTTTTCTATTTATGAGCGTTGCCATCGGCAACGCGATCAGAAATCGGGAGCAGGCTGCGGCTTGCCCGCGCCGACGAGCGACTGATTTCTGTGTTTCCTGCCCGGCGGTCTGCCGCCGCTGGCAGCGCAAAACCCGTGCACGGGGTTTGTCATCTGTAATGATAAGAGGGGGCGCAAGCCCCCTTTTCTATTTATGAGCGTTGCCATCGGCAATGCGACCAGAAATCGGGAGCAGGCTGCGGCTTGCCCGCGCCGACGAGCGACTGATTTCTGTGTTTCCTGCCCGGCGGTCTGCCGCCGCTGGCAGCGCAAACCCCGTGCAACGGGGTTTGTCATCTGAATGATAAAGGGGGCACAATCCCCCTTTTCTATTTATGAACGTTGCCATCGGCAACGCGACCAGAAATCAGGAGCAGGCTGCGGCTTGCCCGCACTTTCATTTGTCGTCCGATGCGTTTCTTGCAGCGCACGAAAGCCATATGCCCACCATCACGCAGGCCAGACCTGCAAGATGCGTCCACAGAATCTGCTCACCAAGCACCAGCCACGAAAGCGCCACGCCGCTCAGAGGCACCAAACCTGTAAAGGCAGCGGCTGCGCTGGCCTGCACCTGAGCAATCCCCCGAAACCACAACACATACGACAGGTAAGAAACCGCTGCGCCATAGTAGGCAAGCCCCCAGATGGCTGAGGCAGACAACGAGGTAAAATCATAATCACGAGCCTCAAACAGGGCTATGGGCAATAGCATGACAAAAGCATAAAATGACACAATTGTCGTACGCCGCATGGGCGACATGGGGCAACAGCGCGCCTTGCTGAGTACGGAAAATGCCGCCTCGCACAATACAGCCACCAGCACAAGGCCGTTGCCCAGCAATGTGCGCCAGGCCTCGCCTCCGCTTGCTGGCGTGGCTTCCACACCAGCGGCCCCCTGCGCTGCCAGAAAAGGCGTAAGATTAATGGCAAGCAGGCCCAGACTCACGCAGGCTATGCCCGCAATGC harbors:
- a CDS encoding respiratory nitrate reductase subunit gamma, which produces MTTLFYILGYLAVAGFFCMAYLKIKSYLAASPLHVRWELYPVPHEGSKTVYGGSFMEEKDWWTKPRHIAHMGDVKALLTEVLFLHATFEHNLKLWVRTYPFHVGMYMLMGGTIVVLFAAIAQVLGLNPQGGLMIFVGNIISACALAGTLCIIVGGVSLILRRRADEGLRRYSTPEHYFNLLVFVLFGVLGLAAWASAPSYFELARTFMHNLITFHFAPQTNVLFSLHLLVGFFLLIWIPMTHMGHVFMKYFTYHDIRWGDEPTNYSPKNQQKIMDALKFNVTWSADHINGDGQPKTWVDVATTNPAAPKKED
- a CDS encoding (Fe-S)-binding protein; translation: MKDNLQLKDVSTAEGQMVSIDLKDIPELPLDVHTMPWKPFTDEQKQNTACILDDVCVLNIPVPKNKEEEEELVNKFLNGMRKLFTKENNWTFLPMLETSMDYCAQCNSCSDACHLYEMSGKNEMYRPNFRSEIFRRIYKQYVKKEPFAKWRYGDMGLNWKTVARLGELAYRCNLCRRCAQTCPIGVDNGLLAREIRKLFSQEMGIYARELHEKGTMNQMKCGSSTGMTPEVVKENVEFIDEDYTEITGVGIHTPFDVQGADIMLLHNAGEVMAWPENIAAFSLIFQEAGLSWTLSSKALAYDGVNYGVFYDDAQTARIALQHMMAAKELGVKKIVIGECGHAHKALTVIADRVIPFEYQVPRESCYVTLHDIVMSGRLKLDPSRNNFPVTLHDPCNIVRLMGIVEPQREIVRKIAPMFREMPCHGVDNYCCGGGSGFAIMTRNNIEQWRGNISGRKKMWQIAEAFKDCLGPETRKYICAPCSNCKGQIREMLEHNDLYTKNNFAYGGLVELIVNAMVNVNPGFIKFEGEEE
- a CDS encoding DMT family transporter is translated as MSVCENSAQRAAAEKAAGGAQHLVQSGQARPWGAWISLTLAMSIAGSAVVAGKLLVGSLPVFLAAGLGLGAGLLVMLPQLWLRRERGALDGRTHATLALQALCGIALYRICTFEGLRFTSAASAGLMSSAAPAVIGLLAWGMLRERPPLRRIAGIACVSLGLLAINLTPFLAAQGAAGVEATPASGGEAWRTLLGNGLVLVAVLCEAAFSVLSKARCCPMSPMRRTTIVSFYAFVMLLPIALFEARDYDFTSLSASAIWGLAYYGAAVSYLSYVLWFRGIAQVQASAAAAFTGLVPLSGVALSWLVLGEQILWTHLAGLACVMVGIWLSCAARNASDDK